From a single Novipirellula galeiformis genomic region:
- a CDS encoding N,N-dimethylformamidase beta subunit family domain-containing protein: MKLNGLVTSICIFVAIGAARAGADQVQPAAPFVLGYANQVSVAAGEEISFHVSASGDAFDMRVERVGAERTKVLEKSQIACATHPIPDRASSHGCNWPAALTITVPPDWASGYYEATLTLNDGEKPARSSLFFIVRSAEAGKNTKILLELGTNTYNAYTNWGGHSLYGYHDRDGIQGHRVSFDRPLNSLFSKWELPFVKWAEQNGYTLDYASNCDLEFHPEILKQYNLVLSVGHDEYWSSPMRDHLEQYITDGGNVAFLTGNTCCWQVRSEDNGRALTCWKQSFNSDPLYRTSDHKLLSTAWSHHLIGRPENELTGLGFLWGGYHRSHGQFMDGSGAFRVHRPEHWLFEGTDLKREDQFGGEHSIVGYECDGCEIEWADGLPFATHRDGTPESFTILATCPARWAPGDCFWYDRFPTDRVGNAVFGTYTRGGTVVSAGTTDWAHGLAGNDPNVVRITRNILDRLSAP; this comes from the coding sequence ATGAAATTAAACGGTCTTGTCACTAGTATCTGCATCTTCGTTGCTATCGGAGCAGCGCGAGCGGGGGCGGATCAGGTCCAACCCGCCGCTCCCTTTGTATTGGGGTATGCAAATCAAGTCAGCGTCGCTGCGGGAGAAGAGATTTCGTTTCACGTTTCGGCCAGCGGCGACGCTTTTGATATGCGGGTCGAGCGGGTGGGAGCCGAGCGAACCAAGGTGCTCGAGAAATCACAAATCGCCTGTGCCACTCACCCCATCCCCGATCGCGCCTCGTCGCATGGGTGCAATTGGCCGGCCGCGCTGACAATCACGGTCCCTCCGGATTGGGCCAGCGGCTACTACGAGGCAACGTTGACGCTAAACGACGGCGAAAAGCCAGCTCGCAGCAGCCTGTTTTTCATCGTCCGTTCGGCAGAAGCGGGAAAAAACACCAAGATTTTATTGGAATTGGGGACCAACACCTACAACGCCTACACCAACTGGGGCGGGCACAGCTTGTACGGTTATCACGACCGGGATGGGATTCAAGGGCACCGCGTTTCGTTTGACCGTCCCCTCAACTCACTTTTTAGTAAATGGGAATTGCCGTTTGTAAAATGGGCCGAGCAAAATGGTTATACGCTCGACTACGCATCCAATTGCGACCTGGAATTTCACCCCGAAATCCTCAAACAGTACAATTTAGTGCTTAGTGTCGGCCATGATGAATATTGGTCCTCGCCGATGCGAGATCACCTTGAGCAATACATCACCGATGGCGGCAACGTCGCTTTTCTGACCGGCAACACCTGTTGTTGGCAAGTTCGTAGCGAAGACAACGGCCGAGCGTTAACCTGCTGGAAACAATCCTTCAATAGCGACCCTCTCTATCGCACAAGCGACCACAAACTGCTGAGCACCGCGTGGAGCCATCACCTAATTGGACGCCCCGAAAACGAACTGACGGGACTTGGTTTCCTGTGGGGCGGCTATCATCGCAGCCACGGTCAATTCATGGATGGATCCGGAGCCTTTCGAGTTCACCGCCCCGAGCATTGGCTGTTTGAAGGGACCGACCTCAAACGCGAAGACCAATTCGGAGGCGAACACTCGATCGTCGGTTACGAATGCGATGGCTGCGAAATCGAGTGGGCCGATGGATTGCCCTTTGCAACGCACCGTGATGGTACCCCCGAATCGTTCACCATCCTGGCAACCTGCCCGGCACGCTGGGCGCCCGGCGATTGCTTCTGGTACGACCGCTTTCCCACAGATCGTGTTGGAAATGCAGTGTTCGGAACCTACACCCGTGGAGGCACGGTGGTCAGTGCCGGAACAACCGATTGGGCCCACGGACTGGCAGGTAACGATCCAAACGTCGTCCGAATCACGCGCAACATCCTTGACCGATTGTCCGCTCCCTAA
- the truD gene encoding tRNA pseudouridine(13) synthase TruD, producing the protein MLFSKKVSGGGPMMAAREVLEGMNPIHPPRLLGSSLGPALFKSRPEDFQVEEILGFEPSGEGEHCLVWVEKTDRNSNDIATELANKLGIRKRLVSHCGLKDRNAVTRQWFSLHIPGQPSPVAEDLAIEGVRVLKVTRNLRKLHRGSHDGNRFLIRLRECGFSKTAAAERWQAILDRGVPNYFGPQRFGRDGGNIEQARRFMAGELDVRDRTLRGILISAARSFLFNACVAQRVQLGNWETPLDGEVFGFAYNKSLVLPNNLHGDESDRVKNGTLELTAPLWGEGDLLSQREVQTLEQDVVQRFPEMLAGLAQFNLRQERRVIRLKPQSATFDWETDSTLVLSFDLPKGTYATTLLRELADLA; encoded by the coding sequence GTGCTCTTCTCAAAAAAAGTAAGTGGTGGCGGCCCGATGATGGCAGCCCGAGAGGTCCTCGAAGGAATGAACCCTATCCATCCCCCACGCTTGCTTGGGAGTTCGCTTGGTCCGGCGCTCTTTAAGTCTCGTCCTGAGGACTTTCAAGTCGAAGAAATCCTGGGTTTTGAGCCATCCGGCGAGGGGGAGCATTGCCTCGTTTGGGTCGAGAAAACGGATCGTAATAGTAACGACATTGCGACGGAACTCGCGAACAAGCTTGGGATTCGCAAACGGCTTGTTAGCCATTGTGGGTTAAAGGATCGGAACGCGGTGACGCGGCAATGGTTCAGTTTGCACATACCAGGCCAGCCATCCCCGGTGGCCGAAGATCTCGCGATCGAGGGAGTACGTGTTTTGAAGGTCACCCGCAACCTGCGGAAACTTCACCGCGGCTCACACGACGGAAATCGCTTTCTGATTCGTTTGCGCGAATGTGGCTTTTCCAAAACCGCCGCTGCGGAACGTTGGCAAGCGATCTTGGATCGTGGGGTGCCGAACTATTTTGGGCCGCAGCGTTTCGGGCGTGATGGCGGCAATATTGAACAAGCGAGGCGTTTTATGGCCGGTGAACTCGACGTTCGCGATCGCACGCTGCGGGGGATCCTGATTTCCGCAGCGCGCAGTTTCCTGTTCAATGCCTGTGTCGCGCAGCGCGTTCAGCTTGGCAACTGGGAAACCCCACTCGATGGCGAGGTTTTTGGCTTCGCCTATAACAAGAGCCTTGTGCTGCCAAACAACCTTCACGGCGATGAATCGGATCGTGTGAAAAACGGGACGCTTGAATTGACCGCTCCGTTGTGGGGCGAGGGCGACTTGCTGAGCCAGAGAGAAGTGCAGACGCTCGAGCAGGATGTGGTCCAACGTTTTCCGGAGATGCTCGCAGGTCTGGCTCAATTTAATCTGCGGCAAGAGCGCCGAGTGATCCGCTTGAAACCGCAATCAGCCACCTTCGACTGGGAAACCGACTCCACGCTTGTGCTGAGTTTCGATCTTCCCAAAGGGACCTACGCGACGACATTACTGCGAGAGTTAGCCGATCTGGCTTGA
- a CDS encoding RNA 2'-phosphotransferase — translation MNKRLTKISKYLTFILRHHPEAIGMQLDPEGWLNIDELIKNANLHGKSITHAQLHEVVASNGENRYALSDDGLRIRVT, via the coding sequence ATGAACAAACGACTCACCAAAATCAGCAAATACTTAACCTTCATCCTGCGGCACCATCCCGAAGCGATCGGGATGCAGCTTGATCCCGAAGGCTGGCTGAATATTGATGAGTTGATCAAAAACGCTAACCTTCATGGCAAATCGATCACGCACGCCCAACTCCATGAAGTCGTCGCTTCGAACGGCGAAAATCGCTACGCGTTGAGCGACGATGGACTGCGGATCCGTGTCACCTAG
- a CDS encoding VF530 family protein, producing MTTPPTQPNNPLHGVTLAALLEDLVQQYGWEGLGDRIPIRCFTDNPSIKSSLKFLRKTEWARSKVERLYLKSVRHNKRRSASGDHDEIHHDADQHSENDAPLSENPLHDFWNKARKR from the coding sequence ATGACCACGCCCCCCACCCAACCTAACAATCCACTCCACGGCGTTACGCTTGCGGCATTACTAGAGGACTTGGTCCAACAGTACGGATGGGAAGGTTTGGGCGACCGAATCCCCATTCGCTGCTTTACGGATAACCCCAGCATCAAGTCGAGCCTCAAATTTCTTCGCAAAACCGAGTGGGCCCGCAGCAAGGTCGAACGGCTCTATTTGAAATCCGTTCGCCACAACAAGCGACGCTCCGCGTCCGGGGACCACGACGAGATCCATCACGACGCGGATCAACACAGCGAAAATGACGCCCCTTTGAGCGAGAATCCCTTGCACGACTTCTGGAATAAGGCCCGCAAACGGTAA
- a CDS encoding EF-hand domain-containing protein, with product MLIHASVLPLGALLLAFSFATMAFATPDAAPFGGRKVLILMGAKMENSGTPEQLAAYEADYAKLDLNQDGFVNAAEFAKHGNELTRQAGHLVLDREVGGLVFKDEFLLDRVINAEAKEFFQRIDNDGNAQIHQHEFLAGSSLADPELAGRVFNGFDANGDLTLSVTEFLSVWSRWAREAPIEARLIAIEQTYTLPKEWQSDAFRKRIIEEEQSENLPASPKVKLVLELHNTSDEPIMISPGGGIDEPELTVQGPGLVAPDRLRSFSGTSSGSTPQPVIRPGKRFRIAIGSLNPGEFSLDNVYWTQAGEYTITASYPVWMNLAPHLPQLFKNQPVPKGLPIKFIVTSSACRVKVVAEP from the coding sequence GTGTTGATTCACGCATCGGTTTTGCCGCTCGGTGCTTTGCTGCTCGCGTTTTCTTTCGCGACGATGGCATTTGCGACTCCCGATGCAGCCCCGTTTGGTGGACGAAAGGTCTTGATTCTGATGGGCGCCAAGATGGAAAACAGTGGCACGCCGGAGCAGTTGGCCGCTTACGAGGCGGACTACGCGAAACTCGATCTCAACCAGGATGGTTTTGTCAATGCAGCGGAATTCGCAAAGCATGGCAATGAACTTACGCGTCAGGCCGGGCATCTCGTTTTGGACCGCGAGGTGGGAGGCCTTGTGTTCAAGGACGAATTTCTTCTCGACCGAGTGATCAATGCCGAGGCAAAGGAGTTCTTTCAACGTATCGACAACGATGGCAACGCCCAAATCCACCAGCACGAATTCCTCGCCGGCTCGTCGCTCGCTGATCCCGAATTAGCCGGACGCGTCTTCAACGGCTTTGATGCCAATGGTGACTTGACCCTCTCGGTCACAGAATTTCTGAGCGTGTGGAGTCGATGGGCGAGAGAGGCTCCCATCGAGGCTCGCTTGATCGCGATCGAGCAGACTTACACGCTGCCCAAAGAATGGCAAAGCGACGCCTTTCGCAAACGGATCATCGAAGAGGAGCAAAGTGAAAATCTTCCCGCGTCGCCGAAGGTCAAATTGGTCTTGGAGCTCCACAACACCAGTGACGAGCCCATCATGATTTCTCCGGGCGGAGGCATCGACGAACCGGAGTTGACGGTTCAGGGACCAGGGCTCGTTGCGCCCGATCGTCTGAGGTCGTTTTCGGGAACGTCCTCAGGATCGACCCCTCAGCCTGTGATTCGTCCGGGAAAACGCTTTCGCATTGCGATCGGTTCTCTCAATCCGGGCGAGTTCAGCCTCGACAATGTGTACTGGACTCAAGCGGGAGAGTACACGATCACCGCGAGCTATCCGGTTTGGATGAATCTTGCTCCACATTTGCCACAACTTTTTAAAAATCAACCGGTTCCTAAGGGACTTCCGATCAAGTTCATCGTCACGTCGTCGGCGTGCCGGGTGAAGGTGGTCGCGGAACCGTAG
- a CDS encoding dipeptidase — protein sequence MKMIFDAHLDLSLNALEWNRDLRKSVAQIREAERAIPQRLNGQAGGTVSFPEMRRGGIGLCVATQIGGCMKPRSFVANWESPSQAWAMTQGQLAWYREMERLGEMVQIRDRNALESHLLRWSDPVAAAERNEPIGYILSLEGSDSIVTLDHLKQAWDYGLRALGPAHYGIGRYAMGHDALGEFPPEGIELVRTMDQLGMILDVTHLNEPCFWQAIEIYEGPIWASHQNCRALVDDVRQFSDRQIKALIDRDAVLGAAFDVWMVVPGFIRGESTPESIGVTMQHIADHIDHICQLAGNTRHCGIGSDLDGAFGREQSPSDLDTIADLQSLDSILTDRGYSDDDLSAIFHGNFLRVLRRALK from the coding sequence ATGAAAATGATCTTTGATGCGCATCTTGACCTCAGCCTTAACGCATTGGAATGGAATCGCGACCTCCGTAAGTCAGTCGCTCAGATTCGTGAGGCAGAGCGAGCCATTCCCCAGCGGTTGAATGGCCAAGCCGGCGGCACGGTTTCCTTTCCCGAGATGCGTCGCGGAGGGATTGGGTTGTGCGTGGCGACTCAAATCGGGGGCTGCATGAAGCCGCGGTCGTTTGTCGCCAATTGGGAGTCGCCTTCCCAAGCATGGGCGATGACTCAGGGGCAATTGGCTTGGTACCGCGAGATGGAACGTCTCGGCGAAATGGTGCAAATCCGCGACCGCAACGCACTCGAATCTCACCTGCTTCGCTGGTCCGACCCCGTTGCTGCGGCAGAGCGGAACGAGCCGATCGGGTATATTTTGAGTCTCGAAGGCTCCGATTCCATCGTCACGCTCGACCACTTGAAACAGGCTTGGGATTACGGTTTGCGAGCGTTAGGCCCGGCGCATTACGGGATCGGTCGCTATGCGATGGGGCATGACGCGCTCGGAGAGTTTCCTCCCGAGGGAATCGAATTGGTGCGAACCATGGACCAACTGGGGATGATCTTGGACGTCACCCATTTGAACGAACCTTGTTTTTGGCAAGCGATTGAAATCTACGAGGGGCCAATCTGGGCCAGTCATCAGAATTGCCGCGCGCTGGTGGATGATGTCCGCCAATTCAGCGACCGGCAAATCAAAGCACTGATCGATCGCGACGCCGTCCTCGGGGCGGCCTTCGACGTGTGGATGGTGGTCCCAGGATTTATCCGCGGCGAATCGACCCCCGAGTCCATCGGTGTCACGATGCAGCACATCGCAGATCACATCGATCATATTTGTCAACTTGCCGGAAACACGCGACATTGTGGGATTGGTAGCGATTTGGACGGTGCCTTTGGTCGCGAGCAATCGCCGAGTGATCTGGATACGATCGCAGACCTACAATCGCTCGATTCGATCCTCACCGATCGCGGCTACAGCGACGATGATTTGTCCGCAATCTTTCACGGCAACTTTTTGCGCGTGCTACGTCGCGCCTTGAAGTAA
- a CDS encoding MFS transporter: MTDHHDSPHRGDPNPQDVPSRVRMRVVAVSVLMAFMLYLDRVCLGEIIKSDSFLGDFQGATKEEIGEVLGAFFFAYALFQVPSGWASDRFGGRAMLTFYILAWSALTGLSGMANTLSGLLMARLAFGVVQAGAYPTSSGVIRCWFHFRNRAMASSFVSIGGRMGGTLAPFLTTLLIYQLSSWRYVMYLYCIVGFVAALAYWIVVRDRPQEHPRVNSGELDLIGQSTSSEQRTNARDILPMLWAIIKSRSLWLNAIAQFCLVFGWAFLITWLPTFLKEEKGVEAFLGSLMVTGVLAIAIPGQLIGGWLGNQAVRTLGHRWGRIAPLSATCFFAGLAYVGCSSFDSVWPIVACCAMVSLMTDIGNPTVWAFMQDVGGRNTSAVFGWGNMWGNFGAAASAIAVPRLMTMGESIPEGFGSGQSLVFLTCAGMYMLAGLAILGTDATRPIREPSNSLENA; the protein is encoded by the coding sequence ATGACCGACCACCACGATTCTCCGCATCGCGGAGATCCGAATCCGCAAGATGTCCCTAGTCGGGTTCGCATGCGAGTCGTCGCGGTCAGTGTGCTGATGGCGTTCATGTTGTACCTCGACCGCGTCTGTTTGGGCGAGATCATCAAAAGCGATTCCTTTCTCGGCGATTTCCAAGGGGCGACCAAGGAAGAGATCGGCGAGGTATTAGGCGCATTTTTCTTCGCCTACGCTCTTTTCCAAGTCCCTTCGGGCTGGGCCAGCGATCGATTTGGGGGTCGCGCGATGTTGACCTTTTATATTCTCGCCTGGTCGGCATTGACCGGGTTATCGGGGATGGCCAACACGCTCAGTGGTCTGTTGATGGCGCGACTCGCGTTTGGCGTTGTCCAAGCCGGTGCTTATCCGACTAGCAGCGGCGTGATTCGCTGCTGGTTTCACTTTCGCAACCGCGCCATGGCAAGCTCGTTTGTCTCGATCGGCGGCCGCATGGGCGGAACACTCGCGCCGTTCTTGACGACATTGCTGATTTACCAACTTAGCAGTTGGCGTTACGTCATGTATCTGTACTGTATCGTCGGGTTCGTTGCCGCGTTGGCCTACTGGATCGTCGTCCGCGACCGCCCTCAAGAGCACCCCCGAGTCAATTCAGGCGAGCTTGATTTAATTGGACAATCCACCTCGTCCGAGCAAAGGACGAACGCACGTGACATCCTTCCAATGTTGTGGGCGATCATCAAAAGTCGCTCCTTATGGCTCAATGCCATCGCCCAGTTTTGCTTGGTCTTTGGTTGGGCGTTTCTGATCACTTGGCTACCAACCTTTCTGAAGGAAGAGAAAGGGGTCGAAGCGTTCCTGGGGTCGCTGATGGTGACCGGGGTGCTGGCGATTGCGATTCCGGGACAACTGATTGGTGGCTGGTTGGGGAACCAAGCGGTCCGCACCTTGGGTCATCGCTGGGGACGTATCGCCCCGCTGAGCGCAACCTGCTTTTTCGCAGGGTTGGCCTATGTCGGATGCTCCAGCTTTGATTCGGTTTGGCCGATCGTAGCTTGTTGTGCGATGGTTTCCTTGATGACCGATATCGGCAACCCGACGGTGTGGGCTTTTATGCAGGACGTTGGCGGACGGAACACATCGGCAGTGTTCGGTTGGGGTAATATGTGGGGCAACTTTGGCGCTGCGGCTAGCGCGATCGCGGTACCGCGATTGATGACGATGGGTGAGTCGATTCCAGAAGGATTCGGCAGTGGGCAATCGCTTGTCTTTCTAACCTGCGCCGGCATGTACATGTTGGCCGGACTCGCCATCCTTGGTACCGATGCCACCCGACCGATTCGCGAACCTTCAAATTCTTTGGAAAATGCTTGA
- a CDS encoding group II truncated hemoglobin, producing MNETTIYSRLGGETGVRNIVDRFYDLMSELPAAQQVRDLHPADLTESRDKLFKFLSGFYGGPSLYIQQYGHPMLRARHLPFPIGENERDQWMMCMNQSLDELVEDQALAAHLKTTLFRTADHMRNTHE from the coding sequence ATGAATGAAACGACAATTTACAGCCGGCTGGGTGGTGAAACGGGAGTGCGGAACATCGTGGACCGCTTCTACGATCTGATGTCGGAGTTGCCCGCGGCTCAACAAGTGCGCGACCTTCACCCGGCCGACCTGACGGAGTCACGGGACAAGTTATTCAAATTTTTATCGGGCTTTTATGGAGGCCCCTCCCTCTACATTCAACAATACGGGCATCCGATGTTGCGCGCCCGACACCTGCCATTTCCGATTGGTGAAAACGAACGGGATCAATGGATGATGTGCATGAATCAATCGCTTGACGAACTCGTTGAGGACCAAGCCTTGGCGGCACATTTGAAGACGACGCTGTTTCGCACCGCCGATCATATGCGTAACACTCACGAGTAA
- a CDS encoding aminotransferase-like domain-containing protein, which produces MRRSDWTPDLTHCDVPLFEGIARAIANDIADGRLMPGDHLPTQRALAKRINLDVTTIARGYAEAARIGLVEARVGSGTFVRGSKHPGNASLRRADLADRSMNQPPDVHDEALLGKMRTSMTTISSLMPQLLRYQPGGGVAQDKAAATDWLSRRGILLDQHSLHITAGAHAAISAVLSTLLCHGGSIACESITYPGLRGIAKTIGRELHGLPTDQHGIDPAALAQAATRNQVRVLYQNPTLRNPTTETVPMHRRVEIVEVARKHGIAIIEDDAYGFLPVNPPPAMAMLAPELTFYVASLAKCLGPGLRIAYLLTPRVMEPEDIVESLRAVSVMASPLTSALVTRWIENGLADAILAAVRAETRARRRLLTQALPSECLDTSEFCFHAWIKPPASLGRHRVVDWTRGYALGAVASDDFCIDIEPPEAFRFCLGGAATFDEAKRAVEALASLLQ; this is translated from the coding sequence ATGCGACGAAGCGATTGGACTCCCGATCTGACTCATTGCGATGTGCCCCTTTTTGAAGGCATCGCACGGGCCATTGCTAACGATATTGCTGACGGGCGACTGATGCCCGGCGATCACCTGCCGACGCAGCGCGCGTTGGCAAAACGAATCAATTTGGATGTCACCACGATTGCGCGGGGGTACGCCGAAGCGGCACGGATCGGTCTGGTCGAAGCAAGGGTTGGCTCGGGAACGTTTGTGCGGGGGAGCAAGCACCCTGGCAATGCAAGCCTGCGACGCGCGGACTTGGCCGACCGCAGTATGAATCAGCCACCGGATGTTCACGACGAGGCATTGCTAGGCAAAATGCGGACGTCGATGACAACCATTAGCAGTTTGATGCCCCAGTTGCTTCGCTATCAACCCGGGGGCGGCGTGGCCCAGGACAAAGCTGCCGCGACCGATTGGTTATCACGTCGAGGAATTTTGCTAGATCAGCACTCATTGCATATCACCGCGGGGGCCCACGCCGCAATCAGCGCCGTGCTTTCGACGTTGCTTTGCCACGGTGGCTCGATCGCTTGCGAATCGATCACCTATCCCGGGCTACGTGGGATCGCGAAAACGATTGGTCGCGAGCTGCATGGTTTGCCCACCGATCAACACGGCATCGATCCGGCCGCGTTGGCTCAAGCCGCGACTCGAAACCAAGTTCGCGTGTTGTATCAGAACCCAACGCTACGAAACCCAACGACCGAAACGGTACCGATGCATCGTCGCGTCGAGATTGTGGAGGTTGCTCGCAAGCACGGGATTGCGATTATCGAAGATGACGCGTACGGTTTCTTGCCCGTCAATCCGCCGCCCGCGATGGCGATGCTTGCTCCGGAGTTGACGTTCTATGTTGCCAGCCTAGCGAAGTGCCTAGGTCCGGGGCTCCGCATTGCCTATCTGTTGACACCGCGAGTGATGGAACCGGAAGACATCGTGGAAAGTTTGCGAGCGGTTTCCGTGATGGCCTCGCCGTTGACGTCGGCGTTGGTGACCCGATGGATCGAGAACGGATTGGCCGACGCGATCCTCGCAGCGGTCCGCGCCGAGACACGGGCTCGTCGCCGGTTGTTGACCCAAGCGTTGCCGAGTGAGTGCCTCGACACATCCGAGTTTTGTTTTCACGCTTGGATCAAGCCGCCCGCATCGTTGGGTCGCCACCGCGTAGTGGATTGGACACGAGGCTATGCGCTCGGCGCGGTTGCGTCCGATGATTTTTGTATCGACATCGAACCTCCCGAAGCATTCCGGTTTTGTCTGGGCGGCGCGGCCACCTTTGACGAAGCCAAACGAGCCGTCGAAGCGTTGGCCAGCTTGCTGCAATAA
- a CDS encoding NADPH-dependent assimilatory sulfite reductase hemoprotein subunit — protein sequence MNFKRDSPLSGKISVTNPTTDPAYKRSGVEKIKADSQWLAGRIDEELSDETDHFVGDSLQLLKFHGTYQQDDRDQRRELRKVGKDKAFSMMIRCRIPGGRMTADQFIAHLDICELLGNSTMKITTRQTIQLHGVVKRDLRKTIARINSLGLSTLAACGDVNRNVMCCPAKRNDPIRAELQRLTDELAESLAPRTGAYQELWVKDQTSGEEMRVGGESPSPENVEPLYGPTYLPRKFKCGVVLPEDNCIDVYTQDLGFIAVVRDGSVAGYNILVGGGMGTTPSLKKTFPAIAKRMAFCTTEQAIDVAKAVLIVQRDNGNRADRKVARMKYLVAHWGIERFRNEVESVLGFPLEDCTEDDVHGVDDHMGWQPQKDGRWSYGLCVENGRVRDSDAIEMKSALRELAETLGTEIRLAGNQSLIFCDIQSDQRDRIFEILKRHQIASSEQTSLVRRFAMACVALPSCGLAVTEAERRLPSVISDLEHVLARLGLNAERFTIRMTGCPNGCARPYVADIALVGKAVDRYTLFLGGTLLGNRLAILYKELVPAAEIVNELTCLFTVYKDQRSVGESLGDFCHRFGVDALRTACDAIGCEPCVSPSVTDPIHHEETKE from the coding sequence ATGAACTTCAAGCGTGACTCTCCTCTTTCAGGAAAAATCTCGGTGACGAACCCAACGACGGATCCAGCGTACAAGCGAAGTGGCGTCGAAAAGATCAAGGCGGATAGCCAATGGTTGGCAGGGCGTATCGACGAAGAGCTCTCCGATGAAACCGATCACTTCGTCGGTGATAGTTTGCAACTGTTGAAGTTTCATGGCACGTATCAGCAAGACGACCGTGATCAGCGCCGCGAACTTCGTAAAGTCGGTAAAGACAAAGCGTTCTCGATGATGATTCGCTGCCGGATTCCCGGTGGACGGATGACGGCGGACCAGTTCATCGCCCACCTCGACATCTGCGAGTTGTTGGGGAACTCGACGATGAAGATTACGACGCGGCAAACGATCCAGTTGCACGGCGTGGTGAAACGCGATCTGAGAAAAACCATCGCTCGGATCAACTCGCTCGGCCTTTCAACGTTGGCCGCTTGTGGGGATGTCAACCGAAACGTGATGTGTTGTCCGGCGAAGCGCAACGATCCAATCCGAGCGGAATTGCAGCGTTTGACCGACGAGCTGGCTGAATCATTGGCGCCGCGGACCGGCGCGTACCAGGAGTTGTGGGTCAAGGATCAAACGAGCGGCGAAGAGATGCGAGTCGGCGGCGAATCGCCTTCGCCCGAGAACGTCGAACCGCTCTACGGTCCGACCTACTTGCCTCGCAAGTTTAAGTGCGGCGTCGTGCTGCCCGAAGACAACTGTATTGACGTCTACACCCAAGACCTGGGGTTCATTGCGGTGGTCCGAGACGGCAGTGTGGCCGGCTACAATATCCTCGTTGGCGGCGGCATGGGGACCACGCCTAGTTTGAAGAAGACGTTTCCCGCGATTGCCAAACGCATGGCCTTTTGTACGACCGAGCAAGCCATCGATGTCGCCAAGGCGGTGTTGATTGTCCAACGCGACAATGGCAATCGGGCTGATCGCAAAGTCGCGCGGATGAAGTACCTCGTCGCCCATTGGGGCATCGAGCGGTTTCGCAATGAAGTTGAATCGGTGCTCGGATTCCCACTTGAGGATTGCACCGAAGACGATGTTCACGGCGTCGACGACCACATGGGATGGCAACCGCAGAAAGACGGTCGGTGGTCCTACGGGTTGTGTGTCGAAAATGGCCGCGTTCGCGATTCTGATGCGATCGAGATGAAGTCGGCACTGCGTGAATTGGCGGAAACACTGGGAACCGAAATTCGATTGGCGGGAAATCAAAGTCTAATCTTCTGCGATATTCAATCGGATCAACGCGATCGTATTTTTGAGATTCTCAAGCGACACCAGATTGCTTCGAGCGAACAAACCAGCCTCGTTCGTCGCTTCGCCATGGCTTGTGTCGCGCTGCCGTCATGCGGTTTGGCGGTTACCGAAGCCGAACGCCGATTACCGAGCGTGATCAGCGACTTGGAACACGTGCTCGCTCGACTCGGGTTAAACGCGGAACGGTTCACCATCCGCATGACGGGATGTCCCAACGGGTGTGCTCGACCCTACGTTGCCGACATCGCGTTGGTGGGTAAAGCGGTTGACCGCTACACGCTGTTTCTCGGCGGAACGCTGCTGGGAAATCGCCTCGCGATCCTCTACAAAGAGCTCGTGCCCGCAGCTGAAATTGTGAATGAATTGACCTGCTTATTTACGGTTTACAAAGACCAACGCAGCGTGGGCGAAAGCCTCGGTGATTTCTGTCACCGGTTCGGAGTGGATGCGCTGCGGACGGCCTGTGACGCGATCGGGTGTGAACCGTGCGTTTCGCCCTCGGTTACCGACCCCATCCATCACGAGGAAACGAAAGAGTAA